The following is a genomic window from Podarcis raffonei isolate rPodRaf1 chromosome 5, rPodRaf1.pri, whole genome shotgun sequence.
AGTAGGTTGTCTGGGCTGCAGCATGACAGCCATACCTATTTTGCTTTCCATGAATATATTTAAAGGATAGCTTGATTCTAGACTTGCCAGTCACCTGTGATCTGTAAAGTATAAATGCAGCAATCCAGCACCCATTCAGGCACACTTAAGCCCCATTGGCTAAAATTATTGGTATAGCATTACTGGGCAATGGATTATGGCTCCCCTGCATTTTCCGGTGTGATAAAACTATGCaatacttttctttttcattttaagaTCTTAAAGAAAAAGTCTGTATGCCACCACACTGTGAATCCTCTTCTTATGTGACTGCAACCACGTCCCCCTCCTCAAACACACACCACCTTTtcattggcaaataaataaataaatgcacctcTTGCAGTGCAATAGGAAGAATTCTGTTGAGCTGAGGATACAGAACACATTGTTAAAAGAACAAATGGCTCTCCTTATCGTTTCTAAGATAGTTAGAGCTATTTGCAGCTCTGAGATTACAGAGGGAGAATAAAATGTAATTGTTTCCTGCCCGGTTCTTTCCTTTAAATAGAACCCTTCTCTCCCGTAAAAgattcttgcaaaaaaaaaaacaaaaaaacaggaagggaaaaaagacaTGTTTTATTTTAACCAGAGCTACTCTTAAtttaattgcatttctatttattgGGAAACATTTCCGagtctgtttttcttttggtgCAGTCCCAATTCCCGCTAATAAAGTTATTTTtcatcttcccctccccccatacaataaataaacaaacaaacccactgcACATTTTACAGCTAAAGACAGACAGAAAACATACAAATTGGAACCATTTTGTAGTTGTAAAGAAATTATGgctgcttttcaccaaagccacaGTTGTActttttttgaaaacaacaacacaacagaatGTGAAAGCACAATTAAAATTAAGCAACAGCAGAAGCAACACATAGTGAACACAGTGCTGGCTGAAACTTTCCATAAACCAGAATAATTTCCAATGGGCATGGGGGCTGTTAAAGAatcctacctgcctgtggactggaTATCTTGAGATTCAGAAGACTGTCCATATTGCTTTTCATAGACAGAAAGTTCTCATAGCTATCCCAACACCTCTGTACTGTGTCCTTTGGAACAGGCCATGTTTGGGCCATGCTTCCTTCTAGTAATATTCAAGAGAGAGAGCAAGCTATGCTGCATCTGACCCTCATCCTGCTTAAGACTGTTTCATAGGTAGCATTCTGCCTCCACTGAGATGTCCACCCTGCAGGGAGAAGAATTTGCACCATTTGGTGCAAAGTCAGTAGAAGTGTTTGCTTTGCCACCTGTATGCAGCTTCCCAACCAGGGCAAAAAGCAAGCACATGTCCTAACGTTATGACAATGGCACAGGTAGCTTTTCATCAATATTCTGTGTAGAAACTGACATTTAAGCCTCAGTTATACATTTCGTAGCATGTGCCATATCACACTGTCTCCTGTGTCCATAACCTCTAACCACGTGGTTTGGGCAGATTGTGTGGCTCCGCACCACACTAACAATATCTGTTAGTACATAAACCCAGAATTCACCTGAACCGCCATGTGAGTGGATGTTGCAGCTGTGGATGCAACCATCCTGCTCTATACCAAGTTTCACCAGTCTGGGGCcttcagacattttggactagAAGCAGCCGTGCTGgttggggccgatgggagttggttGTCCAAAACATATGAACATGTATCAATGGAGCTTTTGAGTGATCCCAAAAAAGTGTTTTACGTATATACATCAATGCGCAGCATTCAGCAGGACTCCGTTTCAGTCTATGCCAAGTTATACAAGAGCAGCgtgtctcaaacttgggtctctggctgtttttggactacaactcccatcatccctagctaacaggaccagtggtcagggatgatgggaattgtagtcccaaaacagcaggagacctaagtttgggaaacactgcaacAGAGCATGAACATTTCCCTACAGTGACCCCCAAAAGAGAATTTTGCTTGCGTCTAAGAACCACCCCTTCCCCACCATAGACAAGAGGGTTCCCTTCAACAGTGGGGCAGGTGCTGTCAATGCCTGCTGTGTGCAGAAGAACTCCAGATCCATGCGGACTGCGCCCACATCTCCTTTGCCCATGCTATGGCGCTATCCTGGACTGGAAATGAATGCACAACCCTTGTTTAAAGGCTTCCCTGAATTACGACTGAGGGAAATTTCACACATCATATGCATCATTTGGTAACTCTGCTGATCGCTTAATACTCTGAATGTGTGAGACGGTGAGGATCAGTCACCACTTATCAGTCAGGCAAATTATCTCCACCGAAGACAGGTTAATAAGGGGAGGGTGGAGGGGAAGAATAATTTGTGCTCATTTGCTGTAAAGGTGACTGGTGCTAGTAATCTTGAGTGTGTGGAGTCATCCAACTGTGTGAAAATTAGCTGATGCGAACACCCACCTCCTCCGTGATGCTTTCTGTGGAAAACCTGGCTTTGGAACTTTGGGAGACATTTTGGAAAGAGTTAATGGcaacccagaagcatttttctTAACCTTCTGTTCAGTGGCATACTCTTTCTTTTTAGCTTCTACTTCACCATGGTATAAATTTTCTGTTTAGATAATCAACTGCTTTttctgggtggggtggagagatgattgttgttgtttttttgctgcagcTGTGCAAAAGTCCTCTTTTCATTCCCTGATCACTCACTTCATGTCAGGAAAATAGGACCGTGATGCATACAGTTCTATTCTGAGCGGGTTAAAGTAAAATGCAGTTACTTATTTGGCAATTCTCTCCCCAttctcccatccccccccccccccgccaaaaaaaataaagcaatggTCTTAAATGCCGTAAGCATTAACAGCTTCTGGCTGAACGACAtttgttaaaagaaagaaagaaacaaaaggaaatgAAGATTCTAATAATATATGACTCCATAGACATCTCAGCCAATTGAGATTGGAGATATTTTACCTATTACAGAAAgtaattgtttcttttttaaggtgTTAAATTAGCATTGCAAGAAAGAACTGTGACAGCTGTGAAGAATGGATCAGAGTCTTCTATCTGTCTCAACTCAGAAATGTGACATATCTCCTGCTACTCTTGGTATATGCCATTATATTACATCCTTTTGTATTCATAGTGACACAAGGCAAGGCCCTTTGTTGTTTTTCCTACCACAGCTTCCCCTctggcgcatatatatatatatatatatatgctcatCTGGAATAAACTCAGTATTTCCACCTTGGGTGCTCAGTCCAGGCAGGGCAAGTAAGCTAATAAGTGCTTGAGTTTAATAGCAGGGGCTGACATGTGCTAAACATTCATTGGGTGGTTTCTTACATGGTTGCATTCACTTGAAGCAAAGCAACGAAAATGTGAACCCACAACCAGAAAGGAATAAGAGGAGCTCATTGTCAGCTCTCAGAGATCTTGTTTCTTGCAGTTGCAGAAACCATTTCCATTTCCTATCACTGAACCAGCTCCACTGGCCTGTTGCTTCGTCCCCTCTGTGTTTCGGCAGGCCTGCTCTGTACAAAACAACCCCCACTCTGAAATTGCAGAGAAAGAACTATTGGCAGTTTCCAACCAGCACTTGAAAAGGACACAGAAACAATTATTGGAGGTAAGGAGGAGCAATCAGGGTGGGAAACACAGTTAAAGCCACAGCCTTCTGTCACCTCACAAGAAAGCAGCTATTGTTTCTAGCCGCCTCCAGTCGGCTGGGTGAGATTCAGTAACAATTGATTCAGTGACAAGTGAGAAAACCAGACAGCAggtgtttgttttcaaaaatagACTATTGGAGACCAAAACAGCTGATGGCACTGAGGAAGCCTGATCCTCAGGGACACAGGCTGAATGCTATTCcattcttcctctcttctcccgTCGAATGTTGTTTTCATAGCCtgctttctgtctctcttccAAGGGCTTAGGTGCAAAGCAAGACAAAAGGCAGCAAGCACACGAAACTGTCCGTGGTGTAGGCcaaaatcctctcattactgttGGGAgagccagtccccccccccacacctcccctGGTGACTGGTGTGATCCAAACGCATCTCCTCAAGTTTAAACAAGGCATTAATTTATCTGAGGGTCTCAAGTAGGAAACGTTCAAAACACCCTCTTGTCAAAAGGATGAACAAGTTTCTTTCCTCTCTTTCACACCCTCTCGCAAATATCAGCCCTAAAATTAAGGCTGCCTGAGGCAATTACCAGTGCAACAACTCTGCTTTTCTTACATCTTCCCAGCAGGATGTGaaagcaatttcttttctttttcttcttcctttttaataACTTTCAAAAGTAGAATATTTTCTCTCTTTGGGTGTTTAGTGAACAAATGCCCCAGGCATTAAGAGAAAGGCCCTCTTCGGCTGAGGAGGAAGTGAACATGAGGTAGGGAAAGCAGAACCCAGCGCTTCACGCTCCAGCCTGTGCCAGCTTCTGAACTCTCCTTCGTGCTGAGCTCAGGCACCTCACAAATCCATCTAGGGGCCTGGGAGTTGAAAGGCAGGTGACGCCTGCTCCCAGAAAAAGCAGAAAGCACCTCGGTGCGAGGACGGCGAGCGCAAGGTAAGCAGAAGCACAAAGCAGGCTAGCCGAATGTGTCCCCCCTCTCCACCCTTTGCGCTAcacgctgctccccccccccaacaattctTGCGCTCCAGCTTTTCCAATCTGACAAGAAAGCTACCGGCAAAGTGGTGCCTTTACGTGACCCAAAAGGTCCTCCTCTCCTCCAGCAAGCTGACCGATCTGTTCGTAAGGGCCTCGGGGCTGCCGGCCAGCTTGTAGCCGAAGAGTTTCATGGCCGGGCTGCAGACGTTCTGCACCACCTGGGCGAGCTTGAAAGGGATGCTGAAGCGCCACTTCTCGAACTGCTCGGAGGAGTTTTTCTGGGTAGAGTAGATGTCATTGCTGTTGTGAGGTGCCTGGGTGTTCTTGCGGATCCACTCCTCTACCTGCGGGGTGATGGCGACGCCCGAGAATCGGTACATCTCCTTGGCCTTCTGGAGGGGCGACCTGGCAATGTCCTCGTAGCGAACCAGCATGTAGCGGCCGCGGAGCCAGGCTGGCTGCCTCAAGCCGAGCTCCGCCGAGAGCCGGATGCTCTCGCAATTCCCCCGCAGCCGCTGCACCTCGTCCTCGTTGAGGGTCGCCGCGCCTTCCGTGGCCCACTTCTTCCACGTCTCGTACTTCCCGGAGAAAGCGACCATGCGGGAAGCCAGCACCGCCCGGGGGTCCCTCACCAGCTGAATGATCCTCATGTCCAAGCGAGGGTCCTCAACGAGTGGGCGCAAGTACTCCAGCTGCCGGATCCGCACCACCTTCAGCGCCATGTGCTCCTTCCGGCGGCAGGCCTCCGTAGCCAGGGTCACGTTGAGGGGGCCGCAGCGGCGGTTCTTGCAGCGGTACTTCTCAAAGACCTTCTTGACGAACGGCGTGCAGACGGGCTCCTCGCACAGGGAGCGGCTGGAGCCACGCCGGAACAGGAACTGGGTCAGGTGGTCCTCCGGGAACGGGATGATGAAGTTCTCCAAGATGTAGAGGTCGCAGAGGAAGAGCTGCTTCAAGACGTCCCGGTAGACAAGGGCTGAG
Proteins encoded in this region:
- the CHST3 gene encoding carbohydrate sulfotransferase 3 isoform X1, coding for MDKGHTLPQDFWELLHCLRMRSKYAILLVFVVALVIIEKENNIISRVSDKLKQSPQSLMEANSTDSGSVLPENDSLLSLSELDAAFSQLRNRLQNVTLQLGGTLPAPVQGTRRHILLMATTRTGSSFVGEFFNQQGNIFYLFEPLWHIERTVSFETGGANAVGSALVYRDVLKQLFLCDLYILENFIIPFPEDHLTQFLFRRGSSRSLCEEPVCTPFVKKVFEKYRCKNRRCGPLNVTLATEACRRKEHMALKVVRIRQLEYLRPLVEDPRLDMRIIQLVRDPRAVLASRMVAFSGKYETWKKWATEGAATLNEDEVQRLRGNCESIRLSAELGLRQPAWLRGRYMLVRYEDIARSPLQKAKEMYRFSGVAITPQVEEWIRKNTQAPHNSNDIYSTQKNSSEQFEKWRFSIPFKLAQVVQNVCSPAMKLFGYKLAGSPEALTNRSVSLLEERRTFWVT
- the CHST3 gene encoding carbohydrate sulfotransferase 3 isoform X2, with amino-acid sequence MEANSTDSGSVLPENDSLLSLSELDAAFSQLRNRLQNVTLQLGGTLPAPVQGTRRHILLMATTRTGSSFVGEFFNQQGNIFYLFEPLWHIERTVSFETGGANAVGSALVYRDVLKQLFLCDLYILENFIIPFPEDHLTQFLFRRGSSRSLCEEPVCTPFVKKVFEKYRCKNRRCGPLNVTLATEACRRKEHMALKVVRIRQLEYLRPLVEDPRLDMRIIQLVRDPRAVLASRMVAFSGKYETWKKWATEGAATLNEDEVQRLRGNCESIRLSAELGLRQPAWLRGRYMLVRYEDIARSPLQKAKEMYRFSGVAITPQVEEWIRKNTQAPHNSNDIYSTQKNSSEQFEKWRFSIPFKLAQVVQNVCSPAMKLFGYKLAGSPEALTNRSVSLLEERRTFWVT